GCCTGGTCCGGGCCGCAGTCCTGGTTCCCTGGGCGATACCCACTGCAGTCACCGCCAAGCTGTGGCTGTTCATCTTCGCTTTCGAGGGGATCGCCAACAAGCTGTTCAACACCACCATTTTGTGGACGGGCAGCGAATGGCCCGCCAAATGGGCTGTCATCATCGCAGACGTTTGGAAAACCACGCCTTTCATGGCGCTGCTTATCCTCGCCGGCCTGCAAATGATTCCGGCGGATGTCTATGAAGCCGCCAAAGTTGACGGTGCCAGCACCTGGCAGCGGTTCCGGATGATCACCCTTCCGCTGGTCAAGCCGGCGCTTATGGTGGCTGTCCTCTTCCGCACCCTCGATGCTTTGCGGATGTTCGACCTCCCGTACATCCTCACCGGCGGTGCCAACAACACCACCACGCTGTCCATCCTGGTCATCAACCAGATCAGGCAAGGGTTCAACGCGGCGGCAGCTTTGTCCACGATCACGTTCATCATCATCTTCCTGGTGGCGTTCATCTTTGTGCGCTTCCTGGGTGCAAATGTCGTGGAACAAAGCGGAGCTACCGGTAAGGGGAAGAAATGAGCGCCGCGACAGCCACCACAGACCTCCGGGCGCAGCAGGACAGAGGAAGGAAGGCTGCCCAGAACAAGGAAAAGTGGGCGCAGGGCCGGACGTATATCAGCGCCGTCGTCATCCTGATCTGGTGCCTGGCGCCGGCTTACTGGATGGTGGTGACGGCGTTCCGCGAAGTCGGCTTCACTTACGACACCTCAATCCTGCCCACCCACGTCACGCTGGATAACTTCAATACCGCGTTCGACACGTCCTTCGGCAACCACTTTGGGCAGGCGCTGCTGAACAGCGTGTTCATCGGCGGCGTGGTCACGGTGGTCTCCCTGCTGATCGGCGTGTTCGCCGCCTACGCATTGGCCCGACTGAACTTCAGGTTCAAGTTCCTGGTACTGGGCTTCATCCTGGGCGCTTCCATGTTCCCGGGCGTTGCCCTCATCACCCCGTTGTTCCAGCTCTTCACCAATATCGGCTGGATGGGCACCTACCAGGCGCTGATCATCCCGAACATTTCCTTCGTGCTTCCCCTGACCGTCTACACCATGACCTCCTTCTTCCGCGAAATGCCGTGGGAACTTGAGGAGTCAGCACGCGTGGACGGCTGCACGCAGGGCCAGGCATTCCGGAAGGTCATCCTGCCCCTGGCCGCTCCGGCCATTTTCACCACGGCAATCCTGGCGTTCATTTCCTCGTGGAATGAATTCCTGATCGCCAGCCAGTTGTCCAGTGACGCCACCCAGCCGGTAACTGTTGCCATCGCAAGCTTTGCGGGCGCGCAGCCGAACCAGATCCCTTACACGGCCATCATGGCCGCGGGAACGATCGTTACTATTCCGCTGGTGATCCTGGTGCTGGTCTTCCAGCGCAAGATCGTTGCCGGACTTACTGCGGGCGCCGTCAAGTGAAAGGTGCTGCTGCGGACGGCGAGCGGAACCAGGGGCTGGTCCGCAGCGAGCACCGGCGGGCCCGTTCCGGGGAGGACTTCGACATCATTATCGGATTCCTCGGCTTCTGGGCCCTCGTCCTGCTGGCGGTTACCGTCTGGATGGAGGTCACCGCCCAGCCGGCACTCGGCTGGGCGCTGGGTCTGCTGGCTTTGCTGGCGGCTATCTACGGAATGGTCCGGCTTCGCCGCCGGCTGCCGGCAAGAACCGCCACGCGTAAGAACTAGGGGCTGACCCGGGAGCCAACGGCCGGGCAGAATAGACTGGCTTGCTGCGGCCGGGGCAGCGGGCAGCAAGGATCTGTCAAAGCTGCAAAGGGGGTAGTCTGTGGCACGCATTACGGAAAGGTCGCAACGTGGCGGCCACAGCGGCGTCAGTATTGAGGACGTGGCCGCGGCGGCTGGAGTGTCCACTGCCACCGTGTCGAGGGCAGTGCGCGGGCTGCCCCGGGTTTCGCCCGCCACCCGGGAGAAGATCCTGGAGGTGGCGGGGGCCCTGGGCTATGTGGCGTCTTCGTCCGCTTCGGGCCTGGCCACCGGCCGGACCAGGACGATCGGTGTGCTGGCCCCTTTTGTGAGCCGGTGGTTCTTTTCCAAGGCCATCGAGGGAGCCGACCGCGAGCTTCATGCCAGGCAGTACAACCTGTCGCTCTTTAACCTCGGCGGGCACGGCAGTCACAGGGAGCGCCTCTTCAGCAAGACCATGGTCTACAAGCAGATCGACGCCCTGCTGGTCCTGTGTATGGCGCTCACCCCCGATGAGTTGGACCACCTGCAGAAGATCGATATCCCGCTGATTGTGGTCGGCGGGCACGTGGAGGAGTGCGCGTATATCGGGATCGACGATTATGCGGCCTCCTCCACGGCCGTGCGGCACCTGATCGACCTCGGGCACCGCGATATTGCCCTGCTGCACGGTGACGACGAGACCGATCTCAACTTCGACGTTCCCCGCGTGCGGATCCTCGCCTTCAAGGAAGTGATGGCCGAGGCGGGGCTGCCCATCCGCCCTGAGTGGGACGAATGGGGTGACTTCACGGTCCGCAGCGGCCAGGAGGCTTTCAGGCGCCTGTGGGAGCGGCCCGGCGCCAAACCCACCGCCATCTTCTGCGCCTCCGACGAAATGGCCATGGGCGTTATCTTTGAAGCCGCCCGGGCCGGGGTCTGCGTGCCGCAGGACCTGTCCGTGGTAGGCATTGACGATCACGATTTCGCTGACGCCATGGGCCTCACCACGGTGCGGCAACGGCCGGATGAACAGGCCGAACTGGCCACCAAGATGCTCCTCGACGAACTGAACGGTGTGGCAGGAGCCGTTCGTTCCGCCGTCGCTCCCCACCAGCTCATCGTCAGGCGTACGACGGCGGCGCCTCCGTCCTAGGGCGGCGCACCCGCCAGGGGGCGGGGGGAGTTCCGGTCAGGAGGCGCGCGCCAGCTGCCGGATGGGGATCCACCGCGACGCGAGCCGGCGGTAGGCCGCCGCGGCGCCCGTCATGTCCCCCTCGGCAAGGCACTCGATGCCCAGCCGGATGTCCATCGGCGACTCATCCGGATACACCTTGTCCGCGACGGCGCCGTAGTCCAGCTCCACCATGGAGTTCACGTGGAACAGCTCGAGCCACTCGGTCAGCTGGGCGAGATCATCCAGCATGTCCAGGTCCGGGGCAGCCAGCGCCAGGTTTGCCACCGCGTACCGTGCCCGCTCCATGGCCTCCGTGATGGGTGCCCACACCCTGACCGTGAGGATGCGCCCGCCTGATTCCACCACATCTTTATGGTCGCCCTCGGCAAACAATGAGAACCAGCTGAACGGTATGCCCCAGGTGGAAGCGCGGGTGTGCACACGGATACTGCCGTCGCGGGCCTTGACCTGGTCGATCCGTTCCTGGTGCTTGTCCCGCTGTTCCTCGGGTATCAGCATCTCGGCCAGCGGGCCGTGGATTCCCTCCATCAGGGCGTTCGCGGCGAGGCCCGCGCGCAGGACCAGTTGACTCGGGCAGTACAGCAAAACACGCTCGGCACCGCCCTTACGGGACTCATCACCCGCGGCGGCAGCGCCGGCGTCGGAAGTTCCCGCCTCCGGAGCCTCAGCGCGCGCAGCGGCGTGACGCCCCGCTCCGGGCGCGCTGGTCACCCTGACCAGGTCCGTTCGCCCGGTCGGGAACGGGTCCCCGCCGGCACGGGTGATCCGGCCCAGCGAAGCCAGGAGCTCGGCGTTTTCGACGGCGGCCCGGGAGGCAGCGCGTGCGCCGGCGGCCCGGATGGCTTCGCGCTGGCCTGCGGGGAAGGCTTCCAGGGGTTCGTAGACCCGGAGCGTGGAGGAAAACGGCAGGCCGGCCTGGCCCCGGTACAGGTTTCCCGTCACGGCGTTTCCCCTTCCCGGCTCCCGGCAGCGGCCATCAGTCAGTCAGTTCCACAATGACGGGGGCATGGTCCGAGGCGCCCTTGCCCTTGCGTTCCTCGCGGTCGATGGACGCGCCCGTGACCCGGGCGGCCAGGGCGGGGGAGCCTAGCACGAAGTCGATGCGCATGCCTTCCTTCTTCGGGAACCGCAGCTGGGTGTAGTCCCAGTAGGTGTAGACGCCGGGCCCCGGGGTGTACTCGCGGGCGAGGTCCTTGAAGCCGGCCTCCTCGAACGCGTGGAACGCAGCACGTTCGGGCGGGCTGACGTGGGTCAGCCTGTTGTTCACGAAAAGGTCAATGTCCCAGACGTCTTCATCGAACGGCGCAATGTTCCAGTCACCCATCAGCGCAAC
The window above is part of the Pseudarthrobacter sp. IC2-21 genome. Proteins encoded here:
- a CDS encoding carbohydrate ABC transporter permease — translated: MATELGPTPVKSPASGGTPVHHAPKGVGEDNKILSQGKWATWLLAPTIIALAVVIVYPIISAIVMSFQKDAGLDPVTGLFTAGGPAGFQNYVNWLAQQCAAPGGGTVACPPGTLGGQFWSATATTFFFTIVTVTLETVLGFWMALIMARTFRGRSLVRAAVLVPWAIPTAVTAKLWLFIFAFEGIANKLFNTTILWTGSEWPAKWAVIIADVWKTTPFMALLILAGLQMIPADVYEAAKVDGASTWQRFRMITLPLVKPALMVAVLFRTLDALRMFDLPYILTGGANNTTTLSILVINQIRQGFNAAAALSTITFIIIFLVAFIFVRFLGANVVEQSGATGKGKK
- a CDS encoding carbohydrate ABC transporter permease, whose amino-acid sequence is MSAATATTDLRAQQDRGRKAAQNKEKWAQGRTYISAVVILIWCLAPAYWMVVTAFREVGFTYDTSILPTHVTLDNFNTAFDTSFGNHFGQALLNSVFIGGVVTVVSLLIGVFAAYALARLNFRFKFLVLGFILGASMFPGVALITPLFQLFTNIGWMGTYQALIIPNISFVLPLTVYTMTSFFREMPWELEESARVDGCTQGQAFRKVILPLAAPAIFTTAILAFISSWNEFLIASQLSSDATQPVTVAIASFAGAQPNQIPYTAIMAAGTIVTIPLVILVLVFQRKIVAGLTAGAVK
- a CDS encoding LacI family DNA-binding transcriptional regulator encodes the protein MARITERSQRGGHSGVSIEDVAAAAGVSTATVSRAVRGLPRVSPATREKILEVAGALGYVASSSASGLATGRTRTIGVLAPFVSRWFFSKAIEGADRELHARQYNLSLFNLGGHGSHRERLFSKTMVYKQIDALLVLCMALTPDELDHLQKIDIPLIVVGGHVEECAYIGIDDYAASSTAVRHLIDLGHRDIALLHGDDETDLNFDVPRVRILAFKEVMAEAGLPIRPEWDEWGDFTVRSGQEAFRRLWERPGAKPTAIFCASDEMAMGVIFEAARAGVCVPQDLSVVGIDDHDFADAMGLTTVRQRPDEQAELATKMLLDELNGVAGAVRSAVAPHQLIVRRTTAAPPS